The DNA segment gagggagggaggggaaggggggagggaggcggagagaaCCTACCACACAGCCAGGCCTCCTATAGAAATGAACTCATCTGTTCTCAGAGTATCTGAGATCCTGCTGTGTCTTTATGCCGAGAGCAGCTGAGATGGGgggcagggttagggggggcagggttagggggggcagggttagggggggcagggtaagggggggcagggatgggggggcagggatgagggggcagggatggggggcagggatgggggggcagggattGGGGGACAGAGATGGGAGGCAGGGTTATGGGGGGCAGGGTTATGGTAACAGTAACTGCAGACCTTGGTtctgctggtcatgtgaccctccCTGCAAAGTGTGGACAGCTTGGTCTACAAGACCAAGCTGTCCACACTGtggacatctgtgtgtgtgcgtgtcatctgtgtgtgtgtgtcatctgtgtgtgtgcgtgtcatctgtgtgtgtgtgtcatctgtgtgtgtgcgtgtcatctgtgtgtgtgcgtgtcatctgtgtgtgtgcgtgtcatctgtgtgtgtgtgtcatctgtgtgtgtgcgtgtcatctgtgtgtgtgtgtcatctgtgtgtgtgtgtcatctgtgtgtgtgcgtgtcatctgtgtgtgtgcgtgtcatctgtgtgtgtgtgtcatctgtgtgtgtgcgtgtcatctgtgtgtgtgtgtgtcatctgtgtgtgtgtgtgtcatctgtgtgtgtgtgtgtcatctgtgtgagtgcgtgtcatctgtgtgtgtgtgtgtcatctgtgtgtgtgcgtgtcatctgtgtgtgtgtgtgtcatctgtgtgtgtgtgtcatctgtgtgtgtgtgtcatctgtgtgtgtgtgtgtcatctgtgtgtgtgtgtcatctgtgtgtgtgtgtcatctgtgtgtgtgtgtgtcatctgtgtgtgtgcgtgtcatctgtgtgtgtgcgtgtcatctgtgtgtgtgcgtgtcatctgtgtgtgtgtgtcatctgtgtgtgtgtgtcatctgtgtgtgtgcgtgtcatctgtgtgtgtgcgtatcatctgtgtgtgtgcgtgtcatctgtgtgtgtgcgtgtcatctgtgtgtgtgtgtcatctgtgtgtgtgtgtcatctgtgtgtgtgtgtgtcatctgtgtgtgtgtgtcatctgtgtgtgtgtgtgtcatctgtgtgtgtgtgtgtgtcatctgtgtgtgtgcgtgtcatctgtgtgtgtgtgtgtcatctgtgtgtgtgtgtcatctgtgtgtgtgtgtcatctgtgtgtgtgtgtgtcatctgtgtgtgtgtgtcatctgtgtgtgtgtgtcatctgtgtgtgtgtgtgtcatctgtgtgtgtgtgtgtcatctgtgtgtgcgtgtcatctgtgtgtgtgtgtgtcatctgtgtgtgtgtgtcatctgtgtgtgtgtgtcatctgtgtgtgtgtgtcatctgtgtgtgtgtgtgtcatctgtgtgtgtgtgtcatctgtgtgtgtgtgtcatctgtgtgtgtgtgtgtcatctgtgtgtgtgtgtcatctgtgtgtgtgtgtcatctgtgtgtgtgtgtcatctgtgtgtaggCTCACATGTGGAGCCtgtgttcagaatcagaatagtgTTTAATtgccaagtaagtggtcacaaacaaggaatttactctggtaagcaggtgcatacagtaaacataataaacaaaataaaatgtagaaaatgtacaacaacatacaatatattataaaatacgataaaataaaataatatacaataaaataatatacaataaaaaATGATACAGAATGTGGAAAAGTGCCAGAGTTGTGATGCATCCTGGTGTAACCCCTGGAGGGCCCAGGAGGCTTCAGACAGCACCTGCTGGAGCCTCAAACATGACCCTGTTTGTGGACATGCAtgtacttctgatccttgatttccTGCAGTCATTCCTACATGCACTGCTTGTATGTTGCTTTAGATCAAATGCTAAATTGATTCAAATGTAAAAAGTATTACGTAAATGTAACTTTTTTAAATGTCACTCCTTCTGGTTTTATTCTATAGAAATTAACTTCCAAAATACTTTGGGGTTTGGGGTAGATGTTCCTTAGTTGGGATGTGTGTCCTccagcaaggagagagagagaaggaggaggtggaggtggagagggaggaaggaggacagaacgagagagagaaggaggaggtggagagggaggaagtggaggtggagagggaggaaggaggagagagagaagagagaaagagagaggagagaaggagagagagcgaggaggagagaaaggagagagaagaggagagagaaagaggaggagagaaggagagagaagaggaggagagaaggagagagaagagtagagagaagagagagaaagaggaggagaggagagagagagagagagagagagaggagagagagaggagagagagagagagagagagagagagagagagagagaagagaaagaagagagagagagagagagagagagagagagtgaatggggTGTTCCGGTGTGATACAGTAAATCGTGTAATTGGCTGCAGGATTCATTCAGTTTAGCTGCAAAGTATGTGCAAATGATTTCTTCCACCTGACACAGAGCACTTCTGGAGGAAAATTAAATTAAAGCGACAGAGAACATTGCGGGAAGCTGGGACGGTGTGGAACGAGACTTCCAGCTCCAAATCTGATGGAGTTTGATTATAATAATACAGTGCAAATCCAGTTCTCCCAGTAGAGAGGTGTGTGGAGGCACTGGAACGAAGCATCAGCTCGTGTTGACATTCAGCTGCCAGGGCAGTGGGCTGTGTCTCCACACACAAGCCTTTTAAAgctaatacataaatgtaacattacacacacacacacacacacacacacacacagcagagacgcTCTGGTCTgctacagactcacacagtgatTCTCCCAAATGGTTTAATTACTCCCTCAGTCTGCGTAGCCTAGTGTAACCATGTTGTACGTCTCCGACGGCAACAGTAGCTCTAATCGGATCAGCTCTGAGACAATGAGAGTCTCTGGCACCCTGTGTTGATCCCCGTCATAACACTACTGTCCCTGTGATAATACTACACAACACTACTGTCCCTGTGATAATACTACACAACACTACTGTCCCTGTGATAATACCAAACAACACTACTGTCCCTGTCTGGGGACAGGCCACCAGATCAGAAGAGACACTTTCTCTGAAATTTTTATTTGCATATTCTCGAACAGGCTAGACAGTTGTAGGTTTAAGTCAGTTGTCTAAGGGTGTAATATGCAGGAATTGTGTTATTGTAAGGGTGTAATATGCAGGCATTGTGTTATTGTAAGGGTGTAATATGCAGGTATTGTGTTATTGTAAGGGTGTATTCAGTAGACAGGTGTTTGTTGTGGTAGTTTGGACAGGAAGTTTCATGACTTTCATGAAGTGGAACcacacttcctgtccagacTCCTGAGGTTGTCTCACCCCGGAATCACAACCTGTCAGCCCGCCTCAGGGggagagtctgagagagaggagggaaaaggaggaggaggaggagggaagagggaggggagaggaggggggaggagggaggggagaggaggggggacgagggaggggagagggaggggagaggaggggggaggagggaggggagagggaggggagaggaggggggacgagggaggggagagggaggggagaggaggaggagggaggaggagggaagagggaggggagaggagggaggggagagggaggggagaggaggggggacgagggaggggagagggaggggagaggaggggggaggagggaggggagagggaggggagaggaggggggacgagggaggggagagggaggggagaggagggaggggagagggaggggagaggaggggggaggagggaggggagagggaggggagaggaggggggacgagggaggggagagggaggggagaggaggaggagggaggaggagggaagagggaggggagaggagggaggggagagggaggggagaggaggaggagggaagagggaggggagaggaggggggaggaggggggaggagggaggggagaggaggggggaggagggaggggagagggaggggagaggaggaggagggaagagggaggaggagggaagagggaggggagaggaggggggaggagggaggggagaggaggggggaggagggaggggagagggaggggagaggaggaggagggaagagggaggaggagggaagagggaggggagaggggggaggagggagggaagaggagggaggagggagggaagaggagggaggaggagggaggaggaggagggaaaaggaggaggaggaggagggaagagggaggggagaggaggggggaggagggaggggagaggggagaggaggggggaggagggaggggagagggaggggagaggaggaggagggaggaggagggaagagggaggggagaggaggaggagggaagagggaggggagagggagggaggaggaggggggaggaggaggggagaggaggaggagggaggagggaggaggagggaagagggaggggagaggggggaggagggagggaagaggagggaggagggagggaagaggagggaggaggagggaggaggaggagggaagagggaggggagaggagggatggggggagggacgacggaggaagagcaggggagggaggggaggaggtgggaggaggagagaggaggtggcggGGGTGGTCCATCTTGTGTCGCTGGTGTGGAGGACAGATGATGGAGGCCTGTGGCTGCCGCTGGCGGAGACAAGCGGACGCTTTGTGAGGCGATTATGTAGGAGGAGCAAGCGGTGATCCCCCTGTAGGAGGGAGCATGCCTGGGAATGATTATCCtccgggagagggaggaggaggagatgaagaggagcgcagggagaagatggagagaggagggaggaggagggaggagggaaggcccGTGGCTGTGATTATGAAACTGTCTGTCAGAGATGAAAGCTCCAGGAGGCAGAATAACAGCAGCCTCCcacagcagacaggaagtaggcTACGGCTCTGAGCTTACCTGAGGTTATATACACCTAGcctctgcatgcacacacacacacacacactcacacacacacacatacatataaacactcacacactcacacacacacagacattacaagacttacacacacatacacagtcacatgcatgaccacagacacagtaacatgcacacatacacacacacacacatacagtagcatACATTTATACCCACAGTCACATgtatgcacacagacatgcacacacacatacagtagcatacatacatacccacacacacacgcacacactcacacataatgtggagagggtaggaggggagagtgagaatgagagggaaggagagagagcgcgaaAGCGAGCGAGAGGAGAGCATGAAAGCAAACATGCTGcaaatagaaagagaaagagagagacagagagagtgcttCAGGGGGCTGGTCGGCCACAAAGACGTGACTAAACAAGGGCCTGTGTGGCTTCTGTCTCTTTCCAGGAGGGTTGAGCAGATAAAGAAGCCAgtatttgtttttctctcagCTCTGCCTCCTAGAGAACAGgaaaacagaactcctctcctcctctactctactccctcctctcattttctctcctcctcccctctcttcctccaggaggaggggaggagaagaggagagtagaagaggagaggaggagaggagggtacagAGAGGAGCTAGGGGTAGATGCCAGCAGAGACTGGTCCTGCAGGTTCagaagagggaggtgggatgtcaggggagactggtcctgctggttcagaagaggaggtgggatgtcaggggagactggtcctgctggttcagaagaggaggtgggatgtcaggtgagactggtcctgctggttcagagggaggtgggatgtcaggtgagactggtccagctggttcagaagaggaactgggatgtcaggtgagactggtcctgctggttcagaagaggaggtgggatgtcaggggagactggtcctgctggttcagaagaggaggtgggatgtcaggtgagactggtcctgctggttcagaagaggaggtgggatgtcaggtgagactggtcctgctggttcagaataggaggtgggatgtcaggtgagactggtcctgctggttcagaagaggaggtgggatgtcaggtgagactggtcctgctggttcagaagaggaggtgggatgtcaggtgagactggtcctgctggttcagaagaggaggtgggatgtcaggtgagactgatcctgctggttcagagggaggtgggatgtcaggtgagactggtcctgctggttCAGAGGGAGGTTGGATGTCAGGTgagactggtcctgctggttcagagggaggtgggatgtcaggtgagactggtcctgctggttcagagggaggtgggatgtcaggtgagactggtcctgctggttcagaagaggaggtgggatgtcaggtgagactggtcctgctggttcagagggaggtgggatgtcaggtgagactggtcctgctggttcagaagaggaggtgggatgtcaggtgagactggtcctgctggttcagaagagggaggtgggatgtcaggtgagactggtcctgctggttcagagggaggtgggatgtcaggtgagactggtcctgctggttcagagggaggtgggatgtcaggtgagactggtcctgctggttcagaagaggaggtgggatgtcaggtgagactggtcctgctggttcagaataggaggtgggatgtcaggtgagactggtcctgctggttcagaagaggaggtgggatgtcaggtgagactggtcctgctggttcagaagaggaggtgggatgtcaggtgagactggtcctgctggttcagaagaggaggtgggatgtcaggtgagactggtcctgctggttcagaagaggaggtgggatgtcaggtgagactggtcctgctggttcagaataggaggtgggatgtcaggtgagactggtcctgctggttcagaagaagaggtgggatgtcaggtgagactggtcctgctggttcagaagaggaggtgggatgtcaggtgagactggtcctgctggttcagaagaggaggtgggatgtcaggtgagactggtcctgctggttcagaagaggaggtgggatgtcaggtgagactggtcctgctggttcagaagaggaggtgggatgtcaggtgagactggtcctgctggttcagagggaggtgggatgtcaggtgagactggtcctgctggttcagagggaggtgggatgtcaggtgagactggtcctgctggttcagagggaggtgggatgtcaggtgagactggtcctgctggttcagagggaggtgggatgtcaggtgagactggtcctgctggttcagagggaggtgggatgtcaggtgagactggtcctgctggttcagagggaggtgggatgtcaggtgagactggtcctgctggttcagagggaggtgggatgtcaggtgagactggtcctgctggttcagagggaggtgggatgtcaggtgagactggtcctgctggttcagagggaggtgggatgtCAGGTGAGGTAATTACACACATGCAGtctttatcctcctcctccattatTTCCACGCTTGGCAgcccagctcacacacaggtCAGTATTTCGCAACTCTCTGGTGATTGATTGACACCTACAGAAAGCGGGGCTCTGGCCAATCAGGCGAGCCGCTGTCAGGAGGACCGGGATCAGGCTTCAAGCAGGGGAGAGCAGCTGATGCCAGAGTGTGTTACCGTAGGAACATCCTCACCTGATTGACAGCTGGGGCCTCTTTCAAGACGGACAGAGCCAATTGGCTTAATTAGCCCAGTCTTACTTCCTGGTCTatcaatgttttgtttgaacaaGAATTGGATTTGTGATACAGGATTTAGGCCTCAGGCTGTAATTTATTCAGTTCAAACATGCAGGCTTGTTTTGTAAGAAAGTCAATATGTGGACAGGTATGCAGACAGCTATCTACAGGAGGTGTGATGTTCTGGAACTGACTGGAGGTTTGGCTGATGATTGGGAATGTCCTGGCCTCAGCAACACAGCatcaccgggggggggggggggggggggggggggggctggtgattCAAAAGATTTTTTCAATCACCATCATTTTTAATTATGCAACTTTTTAACAGTGTTGCAAAGTGCTGTGCATTTAGTTAAACCACAACCGCAtcacacataaataaataaagcatAATTAAACTATTAAGAAAGTGTCTAGCCCTCAAAGATATACTGAAGAGCTCAGCAAGGCTGTGAGGCAGAACTGAATAAAGTTTAAACTGAGAAGATCTGCTGTTTGTTGCTCTGCTGAAGgactgtgtagatgtgtgttctGTTTCCAACAGTCATCTTTTACATCATCAGTATTCAGTATTTCCCTGTTCAGTATTCATGTTCAGTATTCATGTTCAGATTCATGTTCAGTATTCATGTTCAGATTCATGTTCAGTATTCATGTTCAGATTCATGTTCAGTATTCATGTTCAGTATTCATGTTCAGATTCATGTTCAGTATTCATGTTCAGATTCATGTTCAGTATTCATGTTCAGTATTCATGTTCAGATTCATGTTCAGTATTCATGTTCAGTATTCATGTTCAGTATTCGTGTTCAGATTCATGTTCAGATTCAGTGCCCAAGAACAGGACCGTGGTTACGGTTACATTCATGTTCAGGTCTTCCTAATCAGTTGGCGCCTGCATGGCCGGGCCACTTCCTCGTTGAGCAGACATTACTAGATGATCCCTGATCCGCTGGGCTGCGAGGTGTTGCGACATCACGTCTGTGACGGCCCGCCTTGATGATGTTCGATAATTACCCTTGTGCTCACCGCTTAATGAACATCATTACACAGTCTTTCACATGCTCTCCATGATTAATTGTTACAACATTTCTTTGTTGGGTTCCAACaaatcaccccctcccctcgtctGCTCCTCCTTCCAACTCAGAGGAGCGCAGATgagtcctctgctcctccttccaaCTCAGAGGAGCGCAGATgagtcctctgctcctccttccaaCTCAGAGGAGCGCAGATgagtcctctgctcctccttccaaCTCAGAGGAGCGCAGATgagtcctctgctcctcctttcAACTCAGAGGAGCGCAGATGAGTCGTCTGCTCCTCCTTCCAACTCAGAGGAGCGCAGATgagtcctctgctcctcctttcAACTCAGAGGAGCGCAGATGAGTCGTCTGCTCCTCCTTCCAATTCAGAGGAGCGCAGATGAGTCGTCTGCTCCTCGTTCCAACTCAGAGGAGCGCAGATGAGTCGTCTGCTCCTCCTTCCAACTCAGAGGAGCGCAGATGAGACTGCTGCTGAAGATCAaacatcaactcaaataaaactACATGAATCTAATCAAGCTTGTCTGCAGCCCTTTTTAAAAGCAATGttacaccctaaccctaacacaaggCTTCACAGATGCCTTCAGATCAGCATCTATTACCAACCTAGACCTTCAGacctgcaatctgcctaccctcgaggacctgcacacctcgaggaccctgaggcgtgcgaggaagattgtggccgacccctcccaccctggtcactccctgttccagctactcccctctggcagaaggctgcggtccatcaggaccaaaacctcacgccacaagaacagtttctttccatctgctactggcctcttcaacaaggccaaggactcccattgacattcattcaattATTTAACAATTATAAGTcaatctaatggcaattcagtattcataagccactttatctcagtatccgattgcactatgttgaccattcacgctgctcattctattcttaattttatatatattttattttatatttaaattgttgtattcttagattgtttagttcttgaaaatagttaaacttttgtactgattcgtatatgtttagtgttttgcaccttcctgccacagtaaattccgtgtttgtataacatacatggcgaataaaccgaattctgattctgattcagagAAGACCAGgacaaactcctcaaaaaacacacacatacacacacacacacacacacaaaccaaatacacacacacaatatgaaaacacacacacaaactgaatacacacacaaacatacaaacatacaaacaccaaacacacacaaacatgcacacacacaaaacacacacacactcagccccatAGCTAAACATCATCGGAGATGTCAAACGGAAAGTTCTAATCCGGTTCTTTGGTTCCATAGTCGGGGGCAACAGGGGCAATTAGTCTGGATTGGTTCCACAGAAGTCCTAATTGAGAGGCTGTCACCCAGTTAAGCAAGGCCTGTCTTAAGAGCatctgcttaataaggcatGGTCTAATGCAATGAGGTGCCTGTTCCCAATCAGCCATGACAGACTCATTTATACTGGGCCagacaggggagggaagggagaggagcggaggagaagagaagagaggagaagagaagagaggagaggggaagggagaggagcggaggagaagagaagagaggagaagagaagagaggagaagagaagagaggagaggggaagagaggagaggggaagggaggggagcggaggagaagagaagagaggagaagagaagagaggagaggggaagggaggggagcggaggagaagagaagagaggagaagagaagagaggagaggggaagggaggggagcggaggagaagagaagagaggagaagagaagagaggagaggggaagggaggggagcggaggagaagagaagagaggagaagagaggagaggggaagggaggggaagggagaggagcggaggagaagagaagagaggagaagagaggagaggggaagggagcggaggagaagagaagagaggagaagagaagagaggagaagagaggagaagagaagagaggagaagagaagagaggagaggggaagggagaggagcggaggagaagagaagagaggagaagagaagagaggagaggggaagggaggggagcggaggagaagagaagagaggagaagagaggagaggggaagagaagagaggagaggggaagggaggggagcggaggagaagagaagagaggagaagagaagagaggggaagggaggggaggagaagagaagagaggagaggagaagagaggagaggggaagggaggggaagggagaggagcggaggagaagagaagagaggagaagagaagagaggagaggggaagggagcggaggagaagagaagagaggagaagagaagagaagagaggagaagagaagagaggagaagagaagagaggagaagagaagagaggagaggggaagggaggggagcggaggagaagagaagagaggagaagagaagagaggagaggggaagggaggggaagggccAGACATGAGGAAGATAAAGAATCAGTAAATATCTAGGTGTGCTAGCtaaacagactcacaca comes from the Osmerus eperlanus chromosome 7, fOsmEpe2.1, whole genome shotgun sequence genome and includes:
- the LOC134024039 gene encoding trichohyalin-like; this translates as ERERERERERERERERERKKEKEREREEREREREREREREREREREREREREEQRNTERNSDREEERKREERRRESEEERRREKRREKEEERRREKRRREGERRLGEKEREEEERRERERERERERERERERERERERKEEVEREEVEVEREEGGEREERKREERRRESEEERKEREEERERGGEKEREEEERRREKSREKREKEEERREREREREERERREREREREREREKRKKRERERERERERRRREERRREERRREERRGEERRGEGRGAEEKRREEKRREERERRRREERRREERGREGKGEERRRREERRREERGRERRRREERRREERRREEKRREEKRREERGRERSGGEEKRGEEKRGEGKGGERRRREERRREERGREERRGEGRGAEEKRREEKRREGKGGEEKRREERRREERGREGKGEERRRREERRREERRGEGSGGEEKRGEEKRREEKRREEKRREEKRR